The genomic DNA AACCGTCGTGGAATGCGCGAAGCGTGCTGACCGGCGGCGGGGTGTCCACGGCGTTCCCGCTGCTGACACGAATCTTGTCGGACAACGTGCCGGTCAGCCTGAACATGGCGGGCTACGGCGTCTCCTTCTTGCGCTTTTCGGTGGCGAGCGGCCAAGATGCATTGCTGACCGTGACGTCCAACGGCCAGCCGATACCGGCATCGATGCAGCTGTCGGTCGTGCGCGTGCGCTGACCCAGGCACGCCCGCGTTTTCAACGTCTTTGCGAGCAGCGCGCAGAGTCCTCAAGCGAGAAACGATATGCGACGTCTAGCGATGGCGATCATGGCGCTCGGACTGGTGGCATGCCTGGACGTTCCGGGAAACGATCCGGCGAACGACAATCCCAGCGACCCGGCGACCGAGACGTTCGCGTCGACGTTCAATCCACCCATCGTCATCGCGAGCATGACGAAGACGGACCTGGGCGACTATTACAAGGATCTGAAGCAGGGAACGGGCGCGGAGCTCGAGTCGTCGACGACGGTGGTGTTCAGCTACCAGACCTATCTGAAGAACGGAGTGATGGTCGACCAAGTGCTCGGAGGCGAGGTAAATCTGAGCACGGTCGTGCGCGGGCTGCAGGACGGTATGCTCGGGATGCGAGAGGGCGGAGAGCGCGTCATCGTCATACCGTCGGCGCTCGCGTTCGGCGCATTCAACAAGCCGCCGATTCCCGCGAATTCGACGCTCGTCTTCGACGTCATTCTGAACGAAATCCCGTAGACCCTCCGCTCACTTGGAGAAATCGCGATGTCGTTTCGACTGTTGACCACGGTCGTGCTCGGTGCCGCCCTCGTCTCGCTCCCGTCGTCGTCGCGCGCGCAGAGCGCGGCGTCGAGCGACCCGGTGCTCGCGCGCATGTGGACGCTCGGCATGGACAGCTCGCACACGTGGGACCTTTCGCAGACGCTCTTCGACTCGATCGGTCCGCGACTCACGGGCACGCCTCAGGGCGTCGAGGCGAGCGATTGGGTCATGAAGATGTACCGCGCGTGGGGCATCGACGCGCGCCGCGAACAGTACGGAAAATGGCGCGGTTGGAAGCGCGGCTACTCACACATCGACTTGGTCAAGCCGCGAGTCCGCACTCTGGAAGCGACGATCCTCGGCGACAGTCCGGGCACCGAAGGCAAGAACGTGACGGGCACGACGATCGTGCTGCCGATGGTGAAGGACAGCAACGAATTCGTGAAATGGCTGCCGAACGTGAAGGGCAAGTTCGTGCTCATCTCGCCCGCCTACCCGACGTGCCGCCCCGAGGAGGAATGGGCCGCCATGGCGACGCCGGCGTCGAAGGCGCGCATGGATTCCACTGTCGTTAACCTCGTCAACGAATGGACCACGCGCATTCGGAACACCGGCTACCCGGTCACAGCCGGCAACCCGACGGGCAATCTCGGGATGCGCATCGAGAAGGCGGGCGCGGTCGGCGTGATCGTATCGAACTTCGCCAACGCGCTCGCCGGAGCGTGGGGCACGTACACGGTCTACGACACGAAGAACAAAACGGCGCTCGGCATCGCGATGAGCTGCGAGGACTACGGGCTGCTTTATCGCTTGACCGAGCGGCATCAGGGGCCGCAGCTCCGTGTCAACGCGGACGCTCAGTCGCTCGCCGATGTCCCGATGTACAACACGTTCGGCACGATCAAAGGTACCGAGAAGCCGAACGAGTACATCCTCCTCTCGGCGCACTTCGATTCGTGGGACGGCTCGCAGGGCGCGACCGACAACGGCACGGGCACGATCACGATGATGGAGGCGATGCGCATTCTGAAAGCCGCGTATCCGCATCCCAAGCGCACGATCATGGTCGGCCACTGGCCGGGTGAAGAGCAGGGGCTCATCGGTTCACACGCGTACGCCTACGACCATCCGGAGATCGTGCGCGCGATTCAGGCGGGCTTCAACCAGGATAACGGCACGGGACGCATTCAGAGCACCTCGGGCGTCGGGTTGCCCAACGCGGGCGAACACATGCAGGCGTGGCTCGCCAAGCTGCCGAAGGAGTTCCAGGATCAGATTCGCTACACCGGCGTCGGCGCACCCGCGACCGGCGGCACCGACAACGCTTCGTTCGATTGTTACGGCGCGCCGGTGTTCGGACTCAGCTCGCTGAACTGGGACTACGGTACGTACACGCATCACACGAACCGCGATTCGTTCGACAAGATCGTGTTCGATGATTTGAAGGGGAACGCGACGATCGTCGCCATGCTCGCCTATCTTGCGTCCGAGGATCCGACGTTCATCACGCGCGAGCGAGCCGACATCGCCGCCGGGCGCGGCGGGCGCGGTGGCGGCGGCGGTGGTCGCGGCGCGCAGAGCGGACGCGCCGAGCTGAGCGCGGCGCTTCTGGGCG from Gemmatimonadaceae bacterium includes the following:
- a CDS encoding FKBP-type peptidyl-prolyl cis-trans isomerase translates to MRRLAMAIMALGLVACLDVPGNDPANDNPSDPATETFASTFNPPIVIASMTKTDLGDYYKDLKQGTGAELESSTTVVFSYQTYLKNGVMVDQVLGGEVNLSTVVRGLQDGMLGMREGGERVIVIPSALAFGAFNKPPIPANSTLVFDVILNEIP
- a CDS encoding M28 family peptidase, producing MSFRLLTTVVLGAALVSLPSSSRAQSAASSDPVLARMWTLGMDSSHTWDLSQTLFDSIGPRLTGTPQGVEASDWVMKMYRAWGIDARREQYGKWRGWKRGYSHIDLVKPRVRTLEATILGDSPGTEGKNVTGTTIVLPMVKDSNEFVKWLPNVKGKFVLISPAYPTCRPEEEWAAMATPASKARMDSTVVNLVNEWTTRIRNTGYPVTAGNPTGNLGMRIEKAGAVGVIVSNFANALAGAWGTYTVYDTKNKTALGIAMSCEDYGLLYRLTERHQGPQLRVNADAQSLADVPMYNTFGTIKGTEKPNEYILLSAHFDSWDGSQGATDNGTGTITMMEAMRILKAAYPHPKRTIMVGHWPGEEQGLIGSHAYAYDHPEIVRAIQAGFNQDNGTGRIQSTSGVGLPNAGEHMQAWLAKLPKEFQDQIRYTGVGAPATGGTDNASFDCYGAPVFGLSSLNWDYGTYTHHTNRDSFDKIVFDDLKGNATIVAMLAYLASEDPTFITRERADIAAGRGGRGGGGGGRGAQSGRAELSAALLGVAGGRGAAGGGRGNAVDDKGWGTTCPKAPRFFNDTSRVTAPSNRP